One genomic segment of Burkholderia pyrrocinia includes these proteins:
- a CDS encoding phosphomannomutase/phosphoglucomutase has translation MISQSIFKAYDIRGVVGKTLDVDTARGIGRAFGSEVRAQGGDAVVVARDGRLSGPELVGALADGLRAAGVDVVDVGMVPTPVGYFAASVPLALKGGERRVDSCIVVTGSHNPPDYNGFKMVLRGAAIYGEQIQALYRRIVDERFETGSGTYEQVDVADQYIARIVGDVKLARPLKLVVDAGNGVAGPLATRLFKALGCELVERFTDIDGTFPNHHPDPAHPENLQDVIQALKDTDAELGFAFDGDGDRLGVVTKDGQIIYPDRQLMLFAEEVLSRNPGAQIIYDVKCTRHLAQWVKSKGGEPLMWKTGHSLVKAKLRETGAPLAGEMSGHVFFKDRWYGFDDGLYTGARLLEILTKTADPSALLNGLPDAMSTPELQLWLDEGENFRLIDKLQKEAKFDGAEEVVTIDGLRVEYPDGFGLARSSNTTPVVVMRFESETQEGLKRIQEDFRRVLTAAKPDVKLPF, from the coding sequence ATGATCTCCCAATCCATCTTCAAGGCATATGACATTCGTGGCGTGGTCGGCAAGACGCTCGACGTCGACACGGCGCGCGGGATCGGCCGGGCATTCGGCAGCGAAGTGCGCGCCCAGGGCGGCGACGCGGTCGTCGTCGCGCGCGACGGTCGCCTGTCCGGCCCCGAGCTCGTCGGCGCACTGGCCGACGGCCTGCGTGCGGCCGGCGTCGACGTCGTCGATGTCGGCATGGTGCCTACGCCGGTCGGTTATTTCGCGGCGAGCGTGCCGCTTGCGCTGAAGGGCGGCGAGCGCCGCGTCGATTCGTGCATCGTCGTCACGGGCAGCCACAACCCGCCCGACTACAACGGCTTCAAGATGGTGCTGCGCGGCGCCGCGATCTACGGCGAGCAGATCCAGGCGCTGTACCGCCGCATCGTCGACGAGCGCTTCGAGACGGGCAGCGGCACCTATGAGCAGGTCGACGTCGCCGATCAGTACATCGCGCGCATCGTCGGCGACGTGAAGCTCGCGCGGCCGCTGAAGCTCGTCGTCGACGCCGGCAACGGCGTCGCGGGCCCGCTCGCGACGCGCCTGTTCAAGGCGCTCGGCTGCGAACTCGTCGAGCGCTTCACCGACATCGACGGCACGTTCCCGAACCACCACCCCGATCCCGCGCACCCGGAAAACCTGCAGGACGTGATCCAGGCGCTGAAGGACACCGATGCCGAGCTCGGCTTCGCGTTCGACGGCGACGGCGACCGCCTTGGCGTCGTCACGAAGGATGGCCAGATCATCTATCCGGACCGCCAGCTGATGCTGTTCGCGGAAGAAGTGCTGTCGCGCAACCCGGGCGCGCAGATCATCTACGACGTGAAGTGCACGCGCCACCTCGCGCAGTGGGTGAAGTCGAAGGGCGGCGAGCCGCTGATGTGGAAGACGGGCCACTCGCTCGTGAAGGCGAAGCTGCGCGAGACGGGTGCGCCGCTCGCCGGTGAAATGAGCGGCCACGTGTTCTTCAAGGATCGCTGGTACGGCTTCGACGACGGCCTCTACACGGGCGCGCGCCTGCTCGAGATCCTCACGAAGACGGCCGACCCGAGCGCGCTGCTCAACGGGCTGCCGGACGCGATGAGCACGCCCGAGCTGCAGCTCTGGCTCGACGAGGGCGAGAACTTCCGCCTGATCGACAAGCTGCAGAAAGAGGCGAAGTTCGACGGCGCCGAGGAAGTCGTGACGATCGACGGCCTGCGCGTCGAGTACCCGGACGGCTTCGGCCTCGCGCGTTCGTCGAACACGACGCCGGTCGTCGTGATGCGTTTCGAGTCCGAGACGCAGGAAGGGCTCAAGCGGATCCAGGAAGACTTCCGCCGTGTGCTGACGGCCGCGAAGCCG